One genomic window of Polyangium aurulentum includes the following:
- a CDS encoding 4-hydroxyphenylpyruvate dioxygenase family protein has product MAKAEPIGIKGLEAMHYYVRDLERSRKFYTEKLDFAEIAHSTPELEEASKQRSVVFQAGEVIVVCSQPLGEGGRAWRYLRKHPDGVGTLIFQVEDIERAFRLLDSRGGTPIDEIMRVKDEGGEFASFSITTPFGDTTFRFVERKGYRSLFPGAEHYASPRGGKNVFGISHYDHITTNFQTMAPALLWMEHVLGLERFWEIQFHTEDVHKGADHGSGLRSAVMWDPASGVKFANNEPYRPYFKSSQINIFNEEHRGDGVQHAALVVRDIIPAVEGMRKRGVGFMPTPGSYYDMMPQRLEQLGVKHIDEDVDVLRKLEILIDGEAEGKYLLQIFLKESAGMYGDPGAGPFFYEIIQRKGDRGFGGGNFRALFESIERQQKVEGKI; this is encoded by the coding sequence ATGGCCAAAGCGGAGCCCATCGGCATCAAGGGTCTCGAGGCGATGCACTATTACGTGCGCGACCTCGAGCGCAGCCGGAAGTTTTACACGGAGAAGCTCGATTTCGCGGAGATCGCGCACAGCACGCCCGAGCTCGAGGAGGCGTCGAAGCAGCGCTCGGTCGTGTTCCAGGCCGGCGAGGTCATCGTGGTCTGCTCGCAGCCGCTCGGCGAGGGCGGGCGCGCGTGGCGCTACCTGCGCAAGCACCCGGACGGCGTCGGCACGCTGATCTTCCAGGTCGAGGACATCGAGCGCGCCTTCCGCCTCCTCGATAGCCGCGGCGGCACGCCCATCGACGAGATCATGCGGGTGAAGGACGAAGGCGGCGAGTTCGCCTCGTTCTCGATCACGACGCCCTTCGGCGACACGACGTTCCGCTTCGTCGAGCGCAAGGGCTACCGCTCGCTCTTCCCCGGCGCCGAGCATTACGCGTCGCCGCGCGGCGGCAAGAACGTCTTCGGGATCAGCCATTACGATCACATCACCACGAACTTCCAGACCATGGCCCCGGCGCTCCTGTGGATGGAGCACGTGCTCGGGCTCGAGCGATTCTGGGAGATCCAGTTCCACACCGAGGACGTCCACAAGGGCGCCGATCACGGCTCGGGTCTGCGCTCGGCCGTCATGTGGGATCCGGCCTCGGGCGTGAAGTTCGCGAACAACGAGCCTTATCGGCCGTATTTCAAGAGCTCGCAGATCAACATCTTCAACGAGGAGCACCGGGGCGACGGCGTGCAGCACGCGGCGCTCGTGGTGCGCGACATCATCCCGGCCGTCGAGGGGATGCGCAAGCGCGGGGTCGGCTTCATGCCCACGCCCGGCAGCTATTACGACATGATGCCGCAGCGGCTCGAGCAGCTCGGCGTGAAGCACATCGACGAGGACGTCGACGTATTGCGCAAGCTCGAGATCCTCATCGACGGCGAGGCCGAGGGCAAGTACCTCCTGCAGATCTTCCTGAAGGAATCGGCCGGGATGTACGGCGATCCCGGGGCGGGTCCGTTCTTCTACGAGATCATCCAGCGCAAGGGCGACCGCGGCTTCGGCGGCGGCAATTTCCGCGCGCTGTTCGAGAGCATCGAGCGGCAGCAAAAGGTCGAGGGCAAGATCTGA
- the maiA gene encoding maleylacetoacetate isomerase translates to MKLYNYWRSSCSWRVRIALHYKGIAFEYVPVHLLKDGGEQNADAYREKNPMAQVPTLEWQEGGKNLRLGQSLAIIEMLEEEHPTPPLLPQDRYLRARARQLAEVVNAGIQPFQNTSVVKYVKNELHADEQAFARRFIEKGLGAFQALVDEVGGRYSVGDAPTVADVCLVPQLYAARRVNVDLARFDRLLQIEKNCAEQPAFQAAHPDRQIDAVPV, encoded by the coding sequence ATGAAGCTCTATAATTACTGGCGCAGCTCGTGCAGCTGGCGCGTGCGCATCGCGCTCCATTACAAGGGCATCGCGTTCGAGTACGTGCCCGTCCACCTCCTCAAGGACGGCGGCGAGCAGAACGCCGACGCGTACCGCGAGAAGAACCCGATGGCGCAGGTGCCCACCCTCGAATGGCAGGAGGGCGGCAAGAACCTCAGGCTCGGCCAGTCGCTCGCGATCATCGAGATGCTCGAGGAAGAGCACCCCACCCCGCCGCTCCTGCCCCAGGACCGCTACCTGCGTGCCCGGGCGCGGCAGCTCGCCGAGGTCGTCAACGCGGGCATCCAGCCCTTCCAGAACACCTCGGTGGTCAAGTACGTGAAGAACGAGCTGCACGCCGACGAGCAGGCCTTCGCGCGGAGGTTCATCGAGAAGGGCCTCGGCGCATTCCAGGCGCTCGTGGACGAGGTCGGCGGGCGATATTCGGTGGGCGACGCGCCGACGGTGGCGGACGTGTGCCTCGTGCCCCAGCTCTACGCTGCGAGGCGCGTCAACGTCGACCTGGCTCGATTCGACCGCCTGCTCCAGATCGAGAAGAACTGCGCAGAACAGCCGGCCTTCCAGGCCGCGCACCCGGACCGGCAAATCGACGCCGTGCCCGTCTGA
- a CDS encoding phosphatase domain-containing protein, which produces MDNPSQSTPEQLPGATEKVEAIRALMRGHTGREDERRILALLEQSSAEELSFVLVTLDLRALVGDVDDRLFGPDNRTALLRLLTVTRLGDLDIPARAALVRSLQKGVTSGIFERAVRDVLVGTRGPDLLRLKASIDAGGSRHDLHALLFCDLDDEALREEILAHFAAEAKVPSPEIKILSDIDDTFYANWKDRRYPPKTVYPGVLAFYAELDRGPGEVPGRMGDLVFVTARPGDRTGFVEDATHAALLGRGAPPSTILAGSFRRILTNSAIAAKKLENFLEYRRVYPEHGFVFVGDSGQGDIAFGEGMIAAAPAAVRGVFIHDVVATPEARREELRGRDVWLFDTYAGAAAIALKRGLISAEGAHRVAEAASAELPKIAFSSEEARAAREAELSRDLEHLSGLTGHAG; this is translated from the coding sequence ATGGACAACCCCTCCCAATCCACGCCTGAACAGCTCCCGGGGGCCACCGAGAAGGTCGAGGCCATCCGCGCGTTGATGCGCGGGCACACAGGTCGCGAGGACGAGCGGCGCATCCTCGCGCTGCTCGAGCAAAGCTCGGCCGAGGAGCTGTCGTTCGTGCTCGTCACGCTCGATCTGCGCGCGCTCGTCGGCGACGTGGACGACAGGCTCTTCGGGCCCGACAACCGCACGGCGCTCTTGCGTTTGCTCACGGTCACGCGCCTCGGGGACCTCGACATCCCGGCGCGCGCCGCTCTCGTGCGTTCGCTGCAAAAGGGCGTGACCTCGGGGATCTTCGAGCGCGCGGTGCGCGACGTGCTCGTGGGGACGCGTGGGCCGGATCTGCTGCGGCTCAAGGCCTCGATCGACGCGGGAGGCAGCCGTCACGACCTGCACGCGCTGCTCTTCTGCGACCTCGACGACGAGGCGCTGCGCGAGGAGATCCTCGCCCACTTCGCGGCCGAGGCGAAGGTGCCGTCGCCCGAGATCAAGATCCTGAGCGACATCGACGATACATTTTACGCGAACTGGAAGGACCGCCGCTATCCGCCGAAGACGGTTTACCCGGGCGTCCTCGCGTTTTACGCGGAGCTCGACCGGGGGCCGGGCGAGGTGCCGGGGCGGATGGGAGACCTCGTATTCGTGACCGCGCGGCCCGGCGATCGCACGGGGTTCGTCGAGGACGCGACCCACGCGGCGCTCCTCGGTCGCGGCGCGCCGCCGTCCACCATCCTCGCAGGCTCTTTTCGGCGGATCTTGACGAATAGCGCCATCGCCGCGAAGAAGCTCGAGAACTTCCTCGAATACCGCCGGGTATACCCCGAGCACGGGTTCGTCTTCGTGGGGGACAGCGGGCAGGGCGACATCGCGTTCGGCGAGGGAATGATCGCGGCCGCGCCCGCGGCGGTGCGCGGCGTGTTCATCCACGACGTGGTCGCGACGCCCGAGGCGCGGCGCGAGGAGCTGCGGGGGCGCGATGTGTGGCTCTTCGATACGTACGCGGGGGCGGCCGCGATCGCGCTGAAACGCGGGCTCATCTCGGCCGAGGGCGCGCACCGGGTGGCGGAGGCGGCGAGCGCCGAGCTGCCGAAGATCGCGTTTTCCTCGGAGGAGGCGCGCGCGGCGCGGGAGGCGGAGCTTTCGCGCGACCTCGAGCATCTGTCCGGGCTCACGGGGCACGCGGGCTGA
- a CDS encoding Uma2 family endonuclease: protein MTEDDYIALERRSDVKHAFQRGIVWAMVGASPRHNAIAANTIGALGVALRGGPCVGLGSAQRVHVEATGLYTYPDVTVVCDEPRFHPKYPDTLLNPRLLVEVLSPSTEAYDRTTKFDNYRTIRSFEEYVLVYQDEKRVLHYRRIETGQWILTEAVGEEASVALPGLGCSLRLADLYAGVERFAPEVAAAPGSGPVGSRGSSSSAP from the coding sequence GTGACGGAAGACGACTACATCGCGCTCGAGCGACGGAGCGACGTGAAGCACGCGTTCCAGCGCGGGATCGTGTGGGCGATGGTCGGGGCGTCGCCGCGGCACAACGCGATCGCGGCGAACACGATCGGCGCGCTAGGCGTCGCGCTCCGGGGTGGTCCGTGCGTGGGGCTGGGCAGCGCTCAGCGGGTGCACGTCGAGGCAACGGGCCTGTACACCTATCCGGACGTGACGGTGGTCTGCGACGAGCCGAGGTTTCATCCGAAATACCCGGACACGCTCCTCAATCCGCGGCTGCTCGTCGAGGTGCTCTCTCCGTCGACGGAGGCGTACGACCGCACGACCAAGTTCGACAACTACCGGACCATCCGCTCGTTCGAGGAGTACGTCTTGGTGTACCAGGACGAGAAGCGAGTCCTCCATTATCGCAGGATCGAGACCGGGCAGTGGATCCTGACGGAGGCGGTGGGCGAGGAGGCGAGCGTCGCGCTGCCGGGGCTCGGGTGCAGCCTCCGGCTCGCGGATCTCTATGCGGGGGTGGAGCGGTTTGCGCCGGAGGTTGCGGCGGCGCCGGGGTCGGGGCCGGTGGGGTCGAGGGGATCTTCTTCGAGCGCGCCGTGA
- a CDS encoding NADP-dependent oxidoreductase, with amino-acid sequence MADVNRSWRLAARPQGMIKDSDFAWREEPVPEGLGEGEMLVRTLYLSVDPTQRGWMEMDTYMPAIGIGEVVRAGGVGRVVRSNAPGFSPGDLVSGLVGWQDYAVMGSTGFVAPFKLPPGVPPTMALSLLGLTGLTAYFGLLEVGRPKETETVVVSGAAGATGMVVGQIAKIKGCRAIGIAGGPDKCSFLTGELGYDAAIDYKSEDVAQRLRELCPKGIDVYFDNVGGDILEAALGNLAMRGRVVLCGAISGYNDMRNTRGPRNYLSLLIQRGRMEGFIVTDFAAKFGDAVREMAGWVAAGRIKDRVDVVEGLEQAPAALRRLFTGANVGKQLVKVSD; translated from the coding sequence ATGGCCGACGTCAATCGTAGCTGGAGGCTGGCCGCGCGCCCCCAGGGCATGATCAAGGACAGCGATTTCGCCTGGCGCGAGGAGCCGGTGCCCGAGGGGCTCGGGGAGGGCGAGATGCTGGTGCGCACGCTCTATCTTTCGGTCGACCCGACGCAGCGCGGGTGGATGGAGATGGACACGTACATGCCGGCCATCGGGATCGGCGAGGTCGTGCGCGCAGGCGGCGTCGGCCGCGTGGTGCGCTCGAACGCGCCGGGCTTTTCGCCGGGCGATCTCGTGAGCGGATTGGTGGGCTGGCAGGATTATGCGGTGATGGGATCGACGGGGTTCGTCGCGCCCTTCAAGCTCCCGCCCGGCGTCCCTCCGACGATGGCGCTGAGCCTTCTCGGGTTGACGGGGCTCACCGCATATTTCGGTCTGCTCGAGGTCGGAAGGCCGAAGGAGACCGAGACGGTGGTCGTCTCGGGCGCCGCGGGCGCGACGGGCATGGTCGTCGGGCAGATCGCGAAGATCAAGGGCTGCCGGGCGATCGGCATCGCGGGAGGCCCCGATAAATGCAGCTTCCTCACGGGGGAGCTCGGGTACGACGCGGCGATCGATTACAAGTCCGAGGACGTCGCGCAGCGCCTGCGCGAGCTTTGCCCGAAGGGGATCGACGTCTACTTCGACAACGTGGGCGGCGACATCCTCGAAGCGGCGCTCGGCAATCTCGCGATGCGCGGCCGGGTCGTGCTCTGCGGCGCGATCTCGGGGTACAACGACATGCGCAACACGCGCGGGCCGAGGAATTACCTGAGCCTGCTCATCCAGCGCGGCCGCATGGAAGGGTTCATCGTGACCGATTTCGCCGCGAAATTCGGCGACGCGGTGCGCGAGATGGCGGGGTGGGTGGCGGCGGGCCGCATCAAGGATCGCGTGGACGTCGTCGAGGGCCTCGAGCAGGCGCCCGCGGCGTTGCGGCGGCTGTTCACCGGGGCGAACGTCGGCAAGCAGCTCGTGAAGGTGTCGGATTGA
- a CDS encoding homogentisate 1,2-dioxygenase, which translates to MLDRMAVGELPRKHHIALRDASGNLRWEECLTRRGFDGPYTIAYHERRPHEQKLAPAEHGFGAPVAAAERPLAKRHYRSPALPQRPGPQVDARVPLLFNEDLTLSIVRPDAADPVYFSNADADELFFVFEGAGTLRTMLGDLRFEKDDYVYIPRGLFYRFLPDAGAPQSWLAMEASGGIGIPSQWRNEAGQLRMDAPYSHRDFRRPTFVGPMDEGIRKLVVKRGGAFHGFSVAHSPLDVVGWDGTVYPLVFPILNFQPRAGLVHLPPDWHGTFAARGALICSFVPRVVDFHPEAIPCPYPHSSYDCDEFLFYVRGNFTSRRGVGPGSISHHPAGIPHGPHPGAYEASIGHKETNELAVMIDTLKPLRVTEAAIGIEDPGYQDSFLSG; encoded by the coding sequence ATGCTGGACCGGATGGCCGTCGGGGAGCTGCCCCGCAAGCACCACATCGCGCTGCGGGACGCGTCGGGCAACCTCCGCTGGGAGGAGTGCCTGACGCGCCGCGGGTTCGACGGGCCGTACACGATCGCCTATCACGAGCGCCGGCCGCACGAGCAAAAGCTCGCCCCGGCCGAGCACGGCTTCGGGGCGCCCGTCGCCGCAGCCGAGCGCCCGCTCGCGAAGCGTCATTATCGTTCCCCGGCGCTGCCCCAGCGCCCGGGCCCGCAGGTCGACGCGCGCGTCCCGCTCCTCTTCAACGAGGACCTGACGCTCTCGATCGTCCGCCCCGACGCCGCCGATCCGGTCTACTTCTCGAATGCCGACGCCGACGAGCTGTTCTTCGTCTTCGAGGGCGCGGGCACGCTCCGCACGATGCTGGGCGACCTGCGCTTCGAAAAAGACGATTACGTCTACATCCCGCGGGGCCTCTTCTACCGCTTCCTCCCCGACGCAGGCGCGCCGCAATCCTGGCTCGCGATGGAGGCGTCGGGAGGGATCGGGATCCCGTCGCAATGGCGCAACGAGGCGGGGCAGCTCCGCATGGACGCGCCCTACAGCCACCGCGATTTCCGCCGTCCGACGTTCGTGGGCCCGATGGACGAGGGCATTCGCAAGCTCGTGGTGAAGCGCGGTGGAGCGTTCCACGGCTTCTCGGTCGCGCATTCGCCGCTCGACGTGGTGGGCTGGGACGGGACGGTGTATCCGCTGGTGTTCCCGATCCTGAACTTCCAGCCGCGCGCGGGGCTCGTGCACCTGCCGCCGGACTGGCACGGGACGTTCGCGGCGCGGGGCGCGCTGATCTGCAGCTTCGTGCCGCGCGTGGTCGACTTCCACCCCGAGGCGATCCCGTGCCCGTACCCGCACTCGTCGTACGATTGCGACGAGTTTCTGTTCTACGTGCGCGGCAACTTCACGTCCCGGCGAGGGGTTGGTCCGGGAAGCATTTCGCACCACCCCGCGGGCATCCCGCACGGCCCGCACCCGGGCGCCTACGAGGCGAGCATCGGCCACAAGGAGACGAACGAGCTCGCGGTGATGATCGACACGCTGAAGCCGCTCCGGGTGACGGAGGCGGCGATCGGGATCGAGGATCCGGGGTATCAGGACAGCTTCCTGTCGGGTTGA
- a CDS encoding cytochrome P450, translated as MTLPPGPPLPPALAITPWLFRPFPFLDACARRYPDAFTIRLPAIPSAVVFYQPDAVKELFSAGPDDVHAGKANAVLRPFLGDNSLLLLDGAEHLRQRKLLLPPFHGERMSSYGERMLEITEASLARWPEGRTFPVHEKLQEITFDVILRVVFGIEEGGLFDRMRAGFRDVLMAGMNPWLLLPAVQRDLGPWSPWGRFVRLLAQADELLYGEIRRRRAAPAAGKDDILSMLLQARDEEGKPLSDVELRDELVTLLVAGHETTATSLSWALRWILASPALEARLVRELEDNGGLESLEPDRIMKLPLLDATVREVLRLQPVVPMVGRVLQRPMRLGGWDLDRDTPVLLSIYLVQRRPDLYPDPTRFDPDRFLRGKFSPSEWFPFGGGIRRCIGMAFALFEMKMVLASVLARTVMRLPRFGRVREVRRSITVAPSGGMPVILEARRKRQGRVTSPASASTLSP; from the coding sequence ATGACGCTCCCGCCCGGACCTCCCCTGCCCCCTGCGCTGGCCATCACCCCGTGGCTCTTCCGCCCCTTCCCTTTCCTCGACGCGTGCGCGCGGCGGTATCCGGACGCCTTCACGATACGCCTGCCCGCCATCCCCTCGGCCGTGGTCTTCTATCAGCCCGACGCCGTCAAGGAGCTGTTCTCCGCGGGCCCGGACGACGTGCACGCGGGCAAGGCCAACGCCGTCCTGCGGCCCTTCCTCGGCGATAACTCGCTCCTCTTGCTCGACGGGGCCGAGCACCTGCGGCAGCGCAAGCTCCTTTTGCCGCCCTTTCACGGCGAGCGCATGAGCTCGTATGGCGAGCGCATGCTCGAGATCACCGAGGCGTCGCTCGCGCGCTGGCCCGAGGGCCGGACATTTCCGGTGCACGAGAAGCTGCAGGAGATCACCTTCGACGTCATCCTGCGCGTGGTCTTCGGGATCGAAGAGGGCGGGCTCTTCGACCGCATGCGCGCGGGCTTCCGCGACGTGCTGATGGCCGGGATGAACCCCTGGCTGCTCCTGCCCGCGGTGCAGCGCGATCTCGGCCCGTGGAGCCCCTGGGGGCGCTTCGTCCGGCTCCTGGCCCAGGCGGACGAGCTGCTCTACGGCGAGATTCGCCGGCGCCGCGCCGCGCCCGCCGCGGGCAAGGACGACATCCTCTCGATGCTCCTGCAAGCGCGCGACGAGGAGGGCAAACCCCTGAGCGACGTCGAGCTGCGCGACGAGCTGGTGACCCTGCTCGTGGCCGGCCACGAGACCACGGCGACCTCGCTGTCCTGGGCCCTGCGCTGGATCCTCGCGAGCCCCGCCCTCGAGGCGCGCCTCGTGCGCGAGCTCGAGGACAACGGCGGTCTCGAATCGCTCGAGCCCGATCGCATCATGAAGCTGCCCTTGCTCGACGCCACCGTGCGCGAGGTGCTGCGCCTGCAGCCCGTCGTGCCGATGGTGGGCCGCGTGTTGCAGCGCCCGATGCGCCTCGGCGGCTGGGATCTCGATCGCGACACGCCCGTCCTGCTCTCCATTTACCTCGTGCAGCGCCGGCCCGATCTTTACCCCGATCCGACGCGCTTCGATCCCGATCGCTTCCTGCGGGGGAAATTCTCGCCCTCGGAGTGGTTCCCCTTCGGCGGTGGAATTCGACGCTGCATCGGCATGGCCTTCGCGCTCTTCGAAATGAAGATGGTCCTCGCCTCCGTCCTCGCGCGCACGGTCATGCGATTGCCGCGTTTCGGCCGCGTCCGGGAGGTCCGCCGCAGCATTACCGTCGCGCCCTCGGGCGGAATGCCGGTGATCCTCGAGGCGCGCCGCAAGCGCCAGGGGCGCGTCACGTCGCCCGCCAGCGCCTCGACGCTCTCCCCCTGA
- a CDS encoding DUF3160 domain-containing protein: MRKTLLTFFTAPLLLTLAAGCSGEAENPPPGTVVIPGTEIPGTEIPSTELGAEQKAELDQLIKEKEATANLTAEDFAKKYSVPFSAGISYDATQAEGMALIQASAHKLDADELAKLKDKGFVISDKQNFPTFMYGYESIYAQDLPLYVSADSILYAVHNSYDAILKAVEMASLSPELEKMLGEMRSKLAAGAAAGLDPAARADADLLTAVGLSLLTGKPVAPVAGASPDHIEKLVKAANDHAGMIELTIFGSKRLEDFSQFEPRGHYTETEELKRYFRSMMWLGRIDLRIIETQQDGSQVFRRRQLEGAYVLRALADGATMDRYTRIDSAIQAFVGESDYMQLPHLDSLLKDLGIADASALKGVTDAKIAQTMVAKQYGTQRISSHIMINGLDNGTMPLSSSFALLGQRYVVDSHVFSNVVYDRVQRGTVKRMMPNPLDVGFAALGNNQAGLLLDGELTQYKYSPDLHMMRVLVDAHPQQFWGMNLYNGWLTGLRELSPSTTLADTNGLPEVAKTEAWGRRLLNTQLASWAELRHDTLLYAKQSYTSGNACEFPDAYVDPYPGFFQRIADLAEQGGNMVGTLDLSADPNLAARVPAYFAKLRDVAQMLGEMAKNERAGLPLTPEQLAFINDAVKIQWGCGDPEGASGWYPQLFFSTYESVQRDPTIADVHTQPTDEGGNPVGRVLHVGTGAPRLMVVTADTCGTPRAFVGLASSYFEKVTENFDRMTDEQWASDILESNPADVPWMQDLVVR; the protein is encoded by the coding sequence ATGCGCAAGACGCTCCTTACCTTTTTCACCGCACCGCTCCTCCTGACCCTCGCAGCCGGCTGTTCGGGCGAGGCCGAGAACCCGCCGCCGGGCACCGTCGTCATTCCGGGCACGGAGATCCCGGGCACCGAGATCCCGAGCACCGAGCTCGGCGCCGAGCAAAAGGCCGAGCTCGATCAGCTCATCAAGGAGAAAGAGGCCACCGCGAACCTGACGGCCGAGGACTTCGCGAAGAAGTACTCCGTGCCGTTCAGCGCGGGGATCTCGTACGACGCGACGCAGGCCGAGGGCATGGCGCTCATTCAAGCCAGCGCCCACAAGCTCGACGCCGACGAGCTCGCGAAGCTCAAGGACAAGGGCTTCGTCATCTCCGACAAGCAAAACTTCCCGACGTTCATGTACGGCTACGAGAGCATCTACGCGCAGGATCTGCCGCTCTACGTTTCCGCGGACTCGATCCTCTACGCCGTGCACAACTCCTACGACGCGATCCTGAAGGCCGTCGAGATGGCCTCGCTCTCGCCGGAGCTCGAGAAGATGCTCGGGGAGATGCGCTCGAAGCTCGCCGCGGGCGCGGCAGCCGGGCTCGATCCCGCGGCGCGCGCGGACGCCGATCTGCTCACGGCCGTGGGCCTGTCGCTGCTCACGGGCAAGCCCGTCGCGCCCGTCGCCGGCGCGAGCCCGGACCACATCGAGAAGCTCGTCAAGGCCGCCAACGACCACGCGGGGATGATCGAGCTGACCATCTTCGGCTCGAAGCGCCTCGAGGACTTCTCGCAGTTCGAGCCGCGCGGCCACTACACCGAGACCGAGGAGCTGAAGCGCTACTTCCGCAGCATGATGTGGCTCGGCCGCATCGACCTGCGCATCATCGAGACGCAGCAGGACGGCTCGCAGGTCTTCCGCCGCCGCCAGCTCGAGGGCGCCTACGTGCTGCGCGCGCTCGCCGACGGCGCAACGATGGACCGCTACACGCGCATCGACAGCGCGATCCAGGCCTTCGTGGGCGAGAGCGACTACATGCAGCTCCCCCACCTCGACAGCCTGCTGAAGGACCTCGGCATCGCCGACGCCTCCGCGCTGAAGGGCGTGACCGACGCGAAGATCGCCCAGACCATGGTGGCCAAGCAGTACGGCACGCAGCGGATCTCGAGCCACATCATGATCAACGGCCTCGACAACGGCACGATGCCGCTCTCGTCGAGCTTCGCGCTGCTCGGCCAGCGCTACGTGGTCGACTCGCACGTCTTCTCGAACGTCGTCTACGACCGCGTGCAGCGCGGGACCGTGAAGCGCATGATGCCGAACCCGCTCGACGTGGGCTTCGCGGCGCTCGGCAACAACCAGGCGGGCCTTTTGCTCGACGGGGAGCTGACGCAGTACAAGTACTCGCCCGACCTGCACATGATGCGCGTGCTCGTCGACGCGCACCCGCAGCAGTTCTGGGGCATGAACCTCTACAACGGGTGGCTGACGGGCCTGCGCGAGCTGTCGCCCTCGACGACGCTCGCGGACACGAACGGGCTGCCCGAGGTCGCGAAGACCGAGGCGTGGGGCCGGCGCCTGCTGAACACGCAGCTCGCCTCGTGGGCGGAGCTGCGGCACGACACGCTGCTCTACGCGAAGCAGTCGTACACGAGCGGCAACGCGTGCGAGTTCCCGGACGCGTACGTGGACCCGTACCCGGGCTTCTTCCAGCGCATCGCCGATCTCGCCGAGCAGGGCGGGAACATGGTCGGCACGCTCGATCTGTCCGCGGACCCGAACCTCGCGGCGCGGGTGCCGGCGTACTTCGCGAAGCTGCGCGACGTCGCGCAGATGCTCGGGGAGATGGCGAAGAACGAGCGCGCGGGCCTGCCGCTCACGCCGGAGCAGCTCGCGTTCATCAACGACGCCGTGAAGATCCAGTGGGGCTGCGGCGATCCCGAGGGCGCGTCGGGCTGGTATCCGCAGCTCTTCTTCAGCACCTACGAGAGCGTGCAGCGCGACCCGACGATCGCCGACGTGCACACGCAGCCGACCGACGAGGGCGGCAACCCCGTGGGCCGCGTGCTTCACGTGGGCACGGGCGCGCCTCGCCTGATGGTCGTGACGGCCGACACCTGCGGCACCCCGCGCGCGTTCGTGGGCCTCGCGTCGTCGTACTTCGAGAAGGTCACCGAGAACTTCGACCGGATGACCGACGAGCAGTGGGCGAGCGACATCCTCGAGTCGAACCCCGCGGACGTGCCCTGGATGCAAGACCTCGTCGTGCGCTGA
- a CDS encoding fumarylacetoacetate hydrolase family protein — MKLASLRGPGRDGTLIVVRRDGARYVPAGAAIPTLQAALDDWEAKEPELRRLADRLESGEIAGEPLDVQKLAPPLPRAYEWVDGSAYINHIVLVRKARGAEPPETLRTDPLVYQGGSGVLLGPREDIVLHDERWGLDFEAEVCVILGDTPARTKKDEAHRFIRLLCLANDVTLRNLVPNELAKGFGFFNSKPATAFSPFAVTPDELGDAWKDGRVHLKLRSTYNGALAGDPEAGPEMHFSFFDLVEHITKTRSFTAGTLLGSGTVSNADRARGISCLAERRMIETLDEGAPKTPFMKAGDTIAIEMVDGQGRDIFGRIEQKVVTG, encoded by the coding sequence ATGAAGCTTGCGAGCCTACGCGGCCCGGGACGGGATGGAACGCTCATCGTGGTGCGGCGCGACGGCGCCAGATACGTCCCCGCAGGGGCCGCAATCCCCACCCTCCAGGCCGCGCTCGACGACTGGGAAGCCAAAGAGCCCGAGCTGCGCCGCCTCGCCGACCGCCTCGAGAGCGGCGAGATCGCGGGCGAGCCGCTCGATGTCCAGAAGCTCGCCCCGCCCCTGCCCCGCGCCTACGAGTGGGTCGACGGCTCGGCGTACATCAATCACATCGTCCTCGTTCGAAAAGCCCGCGGCGCCGAGCCGCCCGAGACGCTCCGCACCGATCCGCTCGTGTATCAAGGCGGCTCCGGCGTCCTGCTCGGGCCGCGCGAGGACATCGTCCTGCACGACGAGCGCTGGGGCCTCGATTTCGAGGCCGAGGTCTGCGTCATCCTCGGCGACACGCCCGCCCGCACCAAAAAGGACGAGGCCCACCGCTTCATCCGCCTCCTTTGCCTCGCCAATGACGTCACCCTGCGAAACCTCGTCCCGAACGAGCTCGCCAAGGGCTTTGGCTTCTTCAATTCGAAGCCCGCGACGGCCTTTTCGCCCTTCGCCGTGACGCCCGACGAGCTCGGCGACGCCTGGAAGGACGGGCGGGTGCATTTGAAGCTCCGGTCGACGTACAACGGCGCGCTCGCGGGCGACCCGGAGGCGGGGCCCGAGATGCATTTCTCGTTCTTCGACCTCGTCGAGCACATCACGAAGACGCGCAGCTTCACCGCGGGCACCCTCCTCGGCAGCGGCACCGTGTCGAACGCGGACCGGGCGCGCGGGATCTCGTGCCTCGCCGAGCGTCGCATGATCGAGACCCTCGACGAGGGCGCGCCGAAGACGCCCTTCATGAAGGCCGGCGACACCATTGCGATCGAGATGGTCGACGGGCAGGGCCGGGACATCTTCGGCCGGATCGAGCAGAAGGTGGTGACAGGATGA